In Bacteroides sp. AN502(2024), one genomic interval encodes:
- the gyrA gene encoding DNA gyrase subunit A has product MLEQDRIIKINIEEEMKSSYIDYSMSVIVSRALPDVRDGFKPVHRRILYGMMELGNTSDKPYKKSARIVGEVLGKYHPHGDSSVYFAMVRMAQEWAMRYPLVDGQGNFGSVDGDSPAAMRYTEARLNKLGEAMMDDLYKETVDFEPNFDNTLVEPKVMPTRIPNLLVNGASGIAVGMATNMPPHNLSEVIEACDAYIDNPEITVEELMEFVKAPDFPTGGYIYGVSGVREAYLTGRGRVIMRAKAEIESGQTHDKIVITEIPYNVNKAELIKYIADLVNDKKIEGISNANDESDRDGMRIVIDVKRDANASVVLNKLYKMTALQTSFGVNNVALVHGRPKTLNLKDLIKYFIEHRHEVVIRRTQFDLRKAKERAHILEGLIIASDNIDEVIRIIRAAKTPNDAIAGLIERFNLTEIQSRAIVEMRLRQLTGLMQDQLHAEYEEIMKQIAYLESILADDEVCRQVMKEELLEVKAKYGDERRSEIVYSSEEFNPEDFYADDQMIITISHMGYIKRTPLTEFRTQNRGGVGSKGTETRDEDFVEHIYPATMHNTMMFFTQKGKCYWLKVYEIPEGTKNSKGRAIQNLLNIDSDDNVTAYLRVKSLEDSEFINSHYVLFCTKKGVIKKTLLEQYSRPRQNGVNAITIREDDSVIEVRMTNGNNEIIIANRNGRAIRFHEATVRVMGRTATGVRGITLDNDGQDEVVGMICIKDLETESVMVVSEQGYGKRSEIEDYRKTNRGGKGVKTINITEKTGKLVTIKSVTDENDLMIINKSGITIRLKVADIRIMGRATQGVRLINLEKRNDQIGSVCKVMTENLEDEIPAEEAEGTIVSDPNTAAPDIADAADIDENDSNNEIEE; this is encoded by the coding sequence ATGCTTGAACAAGACAGAATTATAAAGATTAACATCGAGGAGGAAATGAAGTCATCGTACATTGACTACTCCATGTCGGTCATTGTTTCACGTGCCCTTCCGGATGTTAGAGATGGATTTAAGCCTGTCCACCGTAGAATTTTATACGGAATGATGGAATTAGGCAATACTTCAGACAAACCTTATAAAAAATCTGCGAGAATTGTGGGTGAGGTACTTGGTAAGTATCATCCTCATGGGGATTCTTCTGTTTATTTTGCAATGGTACGTATGGCGCAGGAATGGGCTATGCGCTATCCTTTGGTAGATGGACAAGGAAACTTTGGTTCTGTGGATGGTGATAGCCCTGCTGCTATGCGTTATACAGAGGCTCGTCTTAATAAGCTGGGTGAGGCAATGATGGATGACCTGTATAAGGAAACCGTTGATTTTGAGCCTAACTTTGATAATACGCTGGTGGAACCTAAGGTGATGCCGACGCGTATCCCGAATCTTCTGGTGAACGGAGCGTCAGGTATTGCTGTCGGTATGGCTACTAATATGCCTCCTCATAATCTTTCGGAAGTGATTGAAGCATGTGATGCATATATTGATAATCCGGAAATCACGGTAGAGGAACTGATGGAATTTGTCAAAGCACCAGATTTTCCTACTGGCGGATATATATATGGTGTGAGTGGTGTACGCGAAGCGTATCTGACAGGCCGCGGACGTGTAATTATGCGTGCGAAAGCTGAAATTGAAAGCGGGCAAACGCATGATAAGATCGTAATAACAGAGATTCCTTATAATGTAAATAAGGCCGAACTGATTAAATATATTGCTGATCTTGTAAACGATAAGAAGATAGAAGGTATCTCAAATGCCAACGATGAGTCTGACCGTGATGGTATGCGCATTGTTATTGACGTAAAACGGGATGCAAATGCAAGTGTGGTGTTGAATAAACTCTATAAAATGACAGCTTTGCAGACCTCTTTTGGAGTAAACAATGTGGCATTGGTTCATGGACGTCCGAAAACGTTGAATCTAAAAGATTTAATTAAATATTTCATAGAGCATAGACACGAAGTTGTTATTCGTCGTACGCAGTTTGATCTCCGTAAGGCAAAAGAACGTGCACACATTCTTGAAGGTTTGATTATTGCTTCGGATAATATCGATGAAGTAATTCGTATCATTCGTGCTGCAAAAACTCCGAATGACGCTATAGCAGGCTTGATTGAACGGTTTAACTTGACAGAAATTCAGTCTCGCGCAATTGTGGAAATGCGCTTGCGTCAGTTAACCGGCCTGATGCAGGACCAGCTTCACGCGGAATATGAAGAAATAATGAAGCAGATAGCTTATTTGGAAAGTATTTTGGCTGATGATGAAGTATGCCGTCAGGTAATGAAAGAGGAGTTGCTGGAAGTTAAAGCGAAATACGGAGATGAACGTCGTTCTGAGATTGTTTATTCTTCAGAAGAATTTAATCCGGAAGATTTCTATGCAGATGATCAGATGATTATTACCATTTCTCATATGGGCTATATTAAACGTACACCGTTGACTGAATTCCGTACACAAAATCGTGGTGGAGTAGGGTCAAAAGGTACCGAAACCCGTGATGAGGACTTTGTAGAGCACATTTATCCTGCTACTATGCACAATACCATGATGTTCTTTACACAAAAGGGAAAGTGCTATTGGCTGAAAGTATATGAAATACCGGAAGGAACCAAGAATTCTAAAGGGCGTGCTATTCAGAACTTATTAAATATTGATTCGGACGACAATGTAACTGCTTACTTGCGTGTGAAGAGTTTAGAAGATTCAGAGTTCATTAATAGCCATTATGTATTATTCTGTACTAAGAAAGGCGTAATAAAGAAGACATTGCTCGAACAGTATTCTCGTCCCCGTCAGAATGGTGTGAATGCTATCACTATCCGCGAAGATGATAGCGTAATTGAAGTTCGTATGACGAATGGCAATAATGAAATCATCATTGCAAACCGCAATGGACGTGCAATTCGTTTCCATGAGGCAACAGTTCGCGTTATGGGACGTACAGCAACAGGTGTACGTGGTATTACATTGGATAATGATGGCCAGGATGAAGTGGTAGGAATGATTTGTATCAAAGATCTGGAAACAGAATCTGTAATGGTAGTTTCCGAACAAGGATATGGCAAACGTTCTGAAATTGAGGATTATCGTAAAACGAACCGTGGAGGTAAGGGAGTAAAGACCATAAATATTACCGAAAAGACAGGTAAGTTGGTAACAATCAAGTCGGTAACCGATGAAAATGACTTGATGATCATTAATAAGTCCGGTATCACCATCCGTTTGAAGGTAGCGGATATTCGTATAATGGGCCGTGCTACTCAAGGAGTTCGATTGATAAATCTTGAAAAACGTAACGACCAGATCGGTTCGGTATGCAAGGTTATGACAGAAAATCTCGAAGATGAAATTCCGGCAGAAGAGGCAGAAGGTACAATCGTGAGCGATCCGAATACTGCTGCTCCTGATATTGCTGATGCAGCGGACATTGATGAAAACGATAGCAATAACGAAATAGAGGAATAG
- a CDS encoding tetratricopeptide repeat protein, whose translation MKRVLFSMVLLMAVNFSFAQMKSVKEAKSIANDVKPNFKQAEQLIEEAMKNPETKDLAETWDVAGLIQKRINEEQMKNAFLKKPYDTLKVYNSILKMYEYYNKCDELAEIPNEKGKVKNKYRKANASSMLVERPNLINGGIQYFNLDKNKEALKFFATYVESASYPMLADKELAKNDTLIPQIAYYATLAADRVGDKDAIIKYAPMALSDKDGGKFAMQLMADAYKAKGDTAAWIKSLEEGILKFPGNDYFFANLVDYYNSSNQASKAMEFADRMLANDSNNKLYLYVKAYLYHNMKEYDNAIEYYKKAIAADPQYAEAYSNVGLVYLMKAQDYADKATTDINDPKYAEAQAVVKKFYEEAKPFYEKARALKPDQQDLWLQGLYRVYYNLNMGPEFEEIDKMMK comes from the coding sequence ATGAAAAGAGTATTATTTTCGATGGTTTTATTGATGGCTGTTAACTTTTCATTTGCACAGATGAAGAGTGTAAAGGAAGCAAAGAGTATAGCTAATGACGTAAAACCTAATTTTAAGCAGGCTGAACAGCTTATTGAGGAAGCTATGAAGAATCCTGAAACGAAGGATCTTGCTGAGACATGGGACGTTGCTGGACTTATTCAGAAACGTATCAACGAGGAGCAAATGAAAAATGCTTTTTTGAAGAAGCCGTATGATACATTGAAAGTATACAATAGTATTCTGAAAATGTATGAATATTATAATAAATGTGATGAATTAGCGGAAATACCTAATGAAAAGGGAAAAGTTAAAAACAAATATCGGAAAGCTAACGCTTCCAGTATGTTGGTGGAACGTCCTAATTTGATTAATGGAGGTATTCAGTATTTCAACTTGGACAAGAATAAAGAAGCTTTGAAATTCTTTGCAACCTATGTAGAGTCTGCTTCTTATCCAATGTTAGCTGATAAAGAGTTGGCTAAGAATGATACTCTTATTCCACAAATTGCTTATTATGCAACATTAGCTGCTGATAGAGTGGGGGATAAAGATGCAATTATCAAATATGCACCTATGGCTTTATCTGATAAAGATGGCGGCAAATTTGCAATGCAGTTGATGGCTGATGCTTATAAGGCTAAAGGTGATACTGCTGCTTGGATTAAATCTTTGGAAGAGGGTATCCTTAAATTCCCTGGAAATGATTATTTCTTTGCTAATTTGGTTGATTATTATAATAGTTCTAATCAGGCTTCTAAGGCTATGGAGTTTGCTGATAGAATGTTGGCTAATGATTCGAATAATAAGTTGTATTTGTATGTAAAAGCATATCTTTATCATAATATGAAGGAATATGATAATGCTATCGAATACTACAAAAAAGCGATTGCCGCTGATCCTCAATATGCAGAAGCATACTCAAATGTAGGCTTAGTATATTTGATGAAAGCGCAGGATTATGCTGATAAAGCAACAACAGATATCAATGATCCTAAGTATGCTGAAGCACAGGCTGTGGTTAAGAAGTTCTACGAAGAAGCTAAACCGTTCTATGAAAAAGCCAGAGCTTTGAAACCTGATCAACAAGATTTATGGTTGCAAGGTCTTTACAGAGTTTACTATAACTTGAATATGGGGCCTGAATTCGAAGAAATCGATAAGATGATGAAATAA
- a CDS encoding DNA-binding protein, giving the protein MRTITFNELRKIKDSLPSGSMHRIADELGLHVDTVRNFFGGHNFKEGKSVGIHLEPGPDGGLVMLDDTTVLDRALKILDELNMQKEQATESVQV; this is encoded by the coding sequence ATGAGAACAATAACGTTTAATGAACTCCGTAAAATTAAAGATTCATTGCCAAGCGGTAGCATGCATAGAATAGCAGACGAACTTGGTTTGCACGTAGATACAGTGCGAAACTTCTTCGGAGGACACAATTTCAAGGAAGGAAAAAGTGTCGGAATACATCTTGAGCCTGGTCCAGATGGAGGGCTTGTTATGTTGGATGATACGACCGTTCTTGACCGGGCTTTAAAAATCCTAGATGAATTGAATATGCAAAAAGAACAGGCTACCGAATCTGTGCAAGTTTAA
- a CDS encoding tetratricopeptide repeat protein, with protein MKKILFFILLSVSLTCFGQDSLSIDSRQTNGIDSIHASHTTFSSNTLEDATKAEGDSAYIKEDYAAAIQIYEALLKNGEAADVYYNLGNSYYKIGEIAKAVLNYERALLLQPGNGDIRANLEVARAKTIDKVEPVPEVFFVSWIKSLTNSMSVDAWATWGIVSFILLIIALYFFIFSKQIMLKKIGFISGIIFLIVTICSNLFASQQKKHLVNRSEAIVMNPSVTVRSTPSESGTSLFILHEGRKVSVKDNSMKEWKEIRLEDGKVGWVPASAIEVI; from the coding sequence ATGAAAAAGATATTATTTTTTATATTATTATCAGTGTCACTTACTTGTTTCGGACAAGATTCGTTAAGCATTGATTCTAGACAAACGAATGGAATTGATTCTATCCACGCTTCGCATACCACGTTTTCCAGTAATACACTGGAAGATGCAACAAAAGCTGAAGGAGATTCCGCATATATAAAAGAAGATTATGCAGCAGCTATTCAGATCTATGAAGCATTATTAAAAAATGGAGAAGCTGCTGACGTCTATTACAACCTTGGAAATAGTTATTATAAAATAGGGGAGATAGCAAAAGCTGTTTTAAATTATGAGCGTGCTCTGCTATTACAACCGGGAAATGGTGATATCCGTGCCAATCTTGAAGTGGCACGTGCAAAGACAATAGACAAGGTTGAACCTGTTCCTGAGGTATTTTTTGTTTCATGGATTAAATCCTTGACAAATAGTATGAGTGTAGATGCATGGGCCACATGGGGCATTGTTTCCTTTATTCTATTGATTATCGCTCTCTATTTCTTTATATTCTCCAAACAGATTATGTTAAAGAAAATAGGTTTCATCTCAGGAATCATTTTTCTGATTGTCACTATTTGCTCTAATCTTTTTGCCTCGCAGCAAAAAAAGCATTTGGTCAATCGAAGTGAGGCGATAGTAATGAATCCAAGTGTAACAGTACGAAGCACCCCAAGTGAAAGCGGGACTAGTTTGTTTATTCTCCATGAAGGGAGAAAGGTAAGTGTAAAAGATAACTCTATGAAAGAATGGAAAGAGATTCGACTGGAAGATGGAAAAGTCGGATGGGTACCAGCTTCTGCTATTGAGGTGATATAA
- a CDS encoding BatD family protein, with the protein MKKLIIILMALIAYSTHVFADKVSFTASAPDVVVVGDQFRLSYTVTTQKVKDFRAPSIKGFDVLMGPSRSQQSSTQIVNGSVTSTSSITFTYILMTNNAGEYTIPGASIVADGDQMVSNSVKIKVLPQDQGGNNGQNNSNSGGSIHSSSGISVSNQDLFIMASASKTNVYEQEAFVLTYKIYTRESNLQLNNAKLPDFKGFHSQEIEMTTHARWTPEHYHGRNYYTTVYRQFVLFPQQSGKLYIDPAQFQMTVGKAVQSDDPFDAFFNGGSNVIEIKKNISTPKIAINVNPLPSSKPADFSGGVGEFNISSSINSKELKTNDAITIKLVISGTGNLKLISHPEIKFPDDFEVYDPKVDNQVRLTREGLTGNKVIEYLAIPRHAGTYKIPGVSFSYFDIRSKSYKTLKTEDYVINVEKGTGNADQVIANFTNKEDLKVLGEDIRYIKQNEVTLQPKGNFFYGSMTYWLFYIIPALAFIIFFIIYRKQAAENANVAKKRTKKANKVATKRMKFAGKLLSENKKDAFYDEVLKALWGYISDKLNIPVSRLSKDNIEEKLRNHGVNEELIKEFLNALNDCEFARFAPGDENQAMDKVYSSSIEVISKMENSIKH; encoded by the coding sequence ATGAAAAAACTGATTATTATATTGATGGCATTGATAGCATATAGCACTCATGTGTTTGCTGATAAGGTGTCTTTTACTGCTTCTGCTCCTGATGTAGTGGTAGTAGGCGACCAATTCAGGCTGTCGTATACTGTAACGACACAAAAAGTGAAAGATTTTCGGGCACCATCAATCAAAGGTTTTGATGTGTTGATGGGACCCAGTCGTTCACAACAAAGTAGTACTCAAATAGTGAATGGTAGTGTTACATCTACTAGTAGTATTACATTTACATACATATTAATGACTAATAATGCCGGAGAATACACAATACCCGGAGCCTCCATTGTTGCCGATGGTGACCAAATGGTATCAAACTCTGTAAAGATTAAGGTATTGCCACAAGATCAAGGTGGCAATAACGGGCAAAATAATAGTAATAGTGGTGGTTCTATACATTCTTCATCTGGCATAAGTGTCTCTAACCAAGACCTTTTTATTATGGCAAGTGCCAGTAAAACGAATGTGTATGAGCAGGAAGCATTTGTCCTGACCTATAAAATATACACCAGAGAATCCAACTTACAACTTAATAATGCGAAATTGCCCGACTTTAAAGGTTTTCATTCTCAAGAAATAGAAATGACAACCCATGCCAGATGGACTCCGGAGCATTATCATGGACGTAATTACTATACAACTGTCTATCGCCAGTTTGTTCTCTTCCCGCAACAATCGGGAAAATTATATATTGATCCGGCACAGTTTCAGATGACAGTCGGAAAAGCAGTGCAATCAGATGATCCTTTTGACGCCTTCTTCAATGGAGGAAGTAATGTCATTGAAATTAAAAAAAATATTTCCACTCCTAAGATAGCAATAAATGTCAATCCGCTTCCTTCGAGTAAACCAGCAGATTTCTCAGGTGGAGTGGGAGAGTTCAACATATCTTCTTCTATCAACAGTAAAGAACTGAAAACCAATGATGCTATTACGATTAAACTAGTAATATCCGGTACAGGTAACCTGAAATTGATTTCTCATCCGGAAATTAAATTCCCGGATGATTTTGAAGTATACGACCCCAAAGTAGACAATCAAGTCAGACTAACCCGGGAAGGACTCACGGGCAATAAGGTTATTGAATATCTGGCAATTCCAAGACATGCCGGAACATATAAGATTCCGGGAGTATCTTTCAGCTATTTTGATATTCGATCCAAGTCTTACAAAACATTGAAAACAGAAGATTATGTAATAAATGTTGAGAAAGGTACAGGTAATGCGGATCAAGTAATTGCTAACTTCACGAATAAAGAGGACTTGAAAGTATTAGGTGAAGACATCCGTTATATCAAACAGAATGAAGTGACTCTCCAACCTAAAGGAAATTTCTTTTATGGTTCAATGACATATTGGTTGTTTTATATCATTCCGGCTCTTGCCTTTATTATTTTCTTCATTATTTATCGTAAACAAGCTGCTGAAAATGCAAATGTTGCTAAAAAGCGTACGAAGAAAGCAAATAAAGTGGCAACGAAGCGTATGAAGTTTGCAGGAAAATTGCTCTCCGAAAATAAGAAAGATGCTTTCTATGATGAGGTATTAAAGGCATTATGGGGATATATAAGCGATAAACTGAATATTCCGGTATCTCGTTTATCCAAAGATAATATTGAAGAGAAACTAAGAAATCACGGAGTGAATGAGGAACTGATCAAAGAATTCCTGAATGCATTGAATGATTGTGAATTTGCTCGGTTTGCTCCAGGTGATGAGAATCAAGCCATGGATAAAGTTTATTCTTCTTCAATAGAAGTAATAAGCAAAATGGAGAATTCAATAAAACATTAA
- a CDS encoding tetratricopeptide repeat protein, producing the protein MSKSKYILFAVFLLAAAGVSAQKAERDYIRKGNRLFNDSVFVDAEVNYRKALEANPKSTVSMYNLGNTLSQQQKFQDAMEQYVSASKIEKDKMKLAHIYHNMGVIFQAGKDYAKAVDAYKMSLRNNPTDHETRYNLALAQKMLKDQQNQQNQDQNQDQNKDQQKQDQKQDQNKDKQKDQKQDEKKDQQQPPKSEKKQDNQMSKENAEQLLNSVMQDEKDVQDKVKKQQKVMQGGRLEKDW; encoded by the coding sequence ATGTCAAAAAGTAAATATATTCTATTCGCTGTATTTCTGTTAGCGGCAGCCGGTGTATCGGCTCAGAAAGCAGAACGCGACTATATCCGTAAAGGAAACCGTCTGTTTAATGATAGTGTATTTGTTGATGCAGAGGTGAATTACCGGAAGGCCTTGGAAGCCAATCCTAAGTCTACGGTATCCATGTATAATCTGGGAAATACCCTTTCGCAACAGCAAAAGTTTCAGGATGCTATGGAACAATATGTATCGGCCAGCAAAATAGAAAAAGATAAAATGAAACTTGCCCATATTTACCACAATATGGGAGTAATTTTCCAAGCTGGTAAAGATTATGCCAAAGCTGTAGATGCATATAAAATGTCACTACGTAATAATCCTACCGATCATGAAACCCGCTACAATTTGGCTCTTGCACAGAAAATGCTGAAAGATCAACAAAACCAGCAGAATCAAGATCAAAATCAGGATCAAAACAAAGATCAACAAAAGCAAGATCAGAAGCAGGACCAGAATAAAGATAAACAGAAGGATCAGAAACAAGATGAGAAGAAAGATCAGCAGCAACCACCGAAATCTGAAAAGAAACAAGACAATCAGATGTCAAAGGAGAATGCTGAACAATTACTAAATTCTGTCATGCAGGACGAAAAAGATGTACAGGATAAGGTGAAGAAGCAACAAAAAGTTATGCAAGGCGGTCGTTTGGAAAAAGATTGGTAA
- a CDS encoding VWA domain-containing protein — protein MFRFGEPTYLYLLLLLPFLAAFYLYSNYKRRKNIRRFGDPTLLAQLMPDVSKYRPDVKFWIIFVAIGLFSVLLARPQFGSKLETVKRKGVEVIIALDISNSMLAQDVQPSRLEKAKRLISRLVDELDNDKVGMIVFAGDAFTQLPITSDYISAKMFLESISPSLISKQGTAIGEAINLAARSFTPQEGVGRAIIVITDGENHEGGAVEAAKAAAEKGIQVSVLGVGMPDGAPIPMEGTNDYRRDREGNVIVTRLNEAMCQEIAKEGKGIYVRVDNSNSAQKAINQEVNKMAKSDVESKVYTEFNEQFQAVAWVILLLLLAEILILDRKNPLFKNIHLFSNKK, from the coding sequence ATGTTTCGATTTGGAGAACCTACATATTTATATTTGTTGCTGCTATTACCTTTTTTAGCAGCTTTCTACTTGTATTCCAATTACAAGAGGAGAAAGAATATCCGACGTTTCGGAGATCCGACTTTGTTGGCTCAGTTAATGCCTGACGTATCCAAATATCGTCCAGATGTAAAATTCTGGATTATTTTTGTTGCCATTGGTTTGTTCTCCGTATTACTGGCACGTCCTCAATTCGGTTCAAAACTGGAAACAGTTAAACGTAAGGGAGTAGAGGTAATTATTGCTTTGGACATTTCAAACTCTATGTTAGCGCAGGATGTACAGCCTAGCCGTTTGGAAAAAGCAAAAAGATTAATATCCAGGTTAGTAGATGAGCTTGATAATGATAAGGTAGGTATGATTGTATTTGCTGGTGACGCTTTTACTCAGCTTCCCATTACAAGTGACTATATTTCCGCTAAGATGTTCTTAGAATCCATTAGTCCTTCGTTGATATCTAAACAGGGGACAGCCATTGGGGAAGCAATCAATTTAGCAGCTCGTAGTTTCACTCCGCAAGAAGGAGTGGGACGTGCCATTATTGTTATTACTGACGGTGAAAATCATGAGGGTGGTGCGGTGGAAGCCGCTAAAGCTGCGGCAGAAAAAGGTATTCAGGTAAGTGTATTGGGAGTAGGTATGCCTGATGGCGCTCCAATACCGATGGAAGGAACGAATGATTACCGTCGCGACCGGGAAGGCAATGTGATCGTTACCCGTTTGAATGAAGCTATGTGTCAGGAAATTGCAAAAGAAGGAAAAGGTATATATGTACGAGTAGATAACTCCAATTCAGCCCAAAAAGCCATCAATCAAGAAGTGAATAAAATGGCGAAGTCTGATGTAGAGTCGAAAGTATATACGGAGTTTAACGAACAATTCCAGGCTGTTGCATGGGTTATTCTATTATTGTTATTGGCAGAGATCTTAATTCTGGATCGCAAAAATCCTTTATTTAAGAACATTCACCTGTTTTCTAATAAGAAATAG
- a CDS encoding VWA domain-containing protein translates to MVFANIEYLFLLLLLIPYIVWYILKQKKSEATLQISDARVYAHTPKSYKNYLLHVPFLLRCLALVLVILVLARPQTTNKWQNSEIEGIDIMLAIDVSTSMLAEDLKPNRLEAAKDVAAEFINGRPNDNIGITLFAGETFTQCPLTVDHAVLLDMIHNIKCGLITDGTAVGMGIANAVTRLKDSKAKSKVIILLTDGTNNKGDISPMTAAEIAKSFGIRVYTIGVGTNGMAPYPYPVGNTVQYVSVPVEIDEKTLTEIAGTTDGNYFRATSNSKLKEVYEEIDKLEKTKLNVKEYSKRDEEYHWFALAAFLCVLLEVLLRNSVLKKIP, encoded by the coding sequence ATGGTTTTTGCCAATATTGAATACCTGTTTTTGCTATTATTACTTATACCGTATATTGTATGGTATATCCTGAAGCAAAAGAAAAGTGAAGCAACTCTTCAAATTTCAGATGCCCGGGTATATGCACATACACCTAAAAGTTATAAAAATTATTTGTTGCATGTCCCATTTCTATTACGCTGCCTTGCTTTAGTATTGGTTATTTTAGTTCTTGCACGTCCGCAAACTACTAATAAGTGGCAGAACAGTGAAATAGAAGGAATTGATATTATGCTGGCCATCGACGTTTCTACCAGTATGCTGGCTGAAGACTTGAAGCCGAACAGGCTGGAAGCTGCTAAAGATGTAGCTGCAGAGTTTATCAATGGACGTCCCAATGATAATATCGGTATTACATTATTTGCAGGAGAAACTTTCACCCAATGTCCGTTGACCGTAGACCATGCTGTATTGTTAGATATGATACATAATATCAAATGTGGTCTTATTACTGACGGTACTGCTGTCGGTATGGGTATTGCAAATGCCGTAACCCGCTTAAAAGATAGCAAAGCGAAATCCAAAGTTATTATCCTGTTGACGGATGGTACTAATAATAAGGGAGATATTTCTCCAATGACAGCGGCAGAAATAGCAAAAAGTTTTGGTATTCGTGTATATACCATCGGAGTAGGTACCAACGGCATGGCTCCTTATCCTTATCCAGTCGGAAATACGGTGCAATATGTAAGTGTGCCGGTAGAAATTGATGAAAAGACATTGACAGAGATTGCCGGAACGACAGATGGTAACTATTTCCGGGCTACGAGCAACTCGAAGCTTAAAGAAGTATATGAAGAAATTGATAAACTGGAAAAGACGAAACTGAATGTAAAAGAGTATAGTAAACGAGATGAAGAATATCATTGGTTTGCTTTAGCAGCTTTCCTCTGCGTCTTGTTGGAAGTACTATTACGTAATTCGGTACTCAAGAAAATTCCATAA
- a CDS encoding DUF58 domain-containing protein: METSEILKKVRQIEIKTRGLSNNIFAGQYHSAFKGRGMSFSEVREYQFGDDIRDIDWNVTARFNKPYVKVFEEERELTVMLMVDVSGSLEFGTIKQLKKDMVTEIAATLAFSAIQNNDKIGVIFFSDRIEKFIPPKKGRKHILYIIRELIDFQPQSRRTNIRLALEYLTNVMKRRCTAFILSDFIDQENFKNVLTIANRKHDVVALQVYDRRVSDLPPVGLIRIKDAETGHEQWIDTSSKAVRRAHRDWWIQKQTELSDTFTKSNVDAVSVRTDQDYVKALLNLFAKRN, translated from the coding sequence ATGGAAACAAGTGAAATACTAAAAAAAGTCCGCCAGATTGAAATAAAGACACGAGGATTGTCCAACAATATCTTTGCAGGCCAATATCATTCGGCTTTCAAAGGTAGAGGTATGTCATTTTCAGAGGTTCGTGAATATCAATTTGGTGATGATATACGTGACATAGACTGGAATGTGACTGCACGCTTCAATAAGCCTTATGTGAAAGTATTTGAAGAAGAACGTGAGTTGACAGTTATGTTGATGGTTGATGTTTCCGGAAGTTTGGAATTTGGTACGATCAAGCAGTTAAAGAAAGATATGGTGACAGAAATTGCTGCTACTCTTGCTTTCTCTGCGATTCAGAATAATGATAAAATAGGTGTGATTTTCTTTTCAGATCGGATAGAAAAGTTTATTCCTCCCAAGAAAGGGCGTAAACATATCTTATATATTATCCGCGAATTGATTGATTTCCAACCGCAAAGTCGTCGTACAAATATTCGTCTTGCTTTAGAATATTTGACAAACGTAATGAAAAGACGTTGCACTGCATTTATTTTATCAGATTTTATTGATCAGGAAAATTTTAAGAATGTACTAACTATTGCTAATAGGAAACATGATGTAGTAGCATTACAAGTCTACGACAGGAGAGTTAGCGATCTTCCTCCAGTAGGACTGATACGGATCAAAGATGCAGAAACTGGGCATGAACAATGGATCGACACTTCTTCCAAAGCTGTACGCCGGGCACATCGCGACTGGTGGATACAAAAGCAAACTGAACTGAGCGATACTTTTACAAAAAGCAACGTGGATGCTGTATCCGTCAGAACCGATCAGGATTACGTAAAGGCACTGTTGAATTTATTTGCCAAACGAAATTAA